From Bacillus sp. FSL K6-3431, the proteins below share one genomic window:
- a CDS encoding acylphosphatase translates to MYKGVSFISYSVHAIVIGNVQGVGFRFSTQQLANKYHLSGWAKNVNDGNVEMHAEGKKTRSIPFYLK, encoded by the coding sequence TTGTATAAAGGGGTGAGCTTTATCTCATATTCGGTCCATGCAATTGTCATTGGTAATGTACAAGGTGTTGGTTTTAGGTTTTCTACTCAACAACTAGCAAACAAATATCATTTAAGCGGCTGGGCCAAGAATGTAAATGACGGAAATGTGGAAATGCATGCGGAAGGTAAAAAAACGAGATCGATACCTTTCTATCTGAAATAA
- a CDS encoding MFS transporter, which produces MNSAKTNNNGQQMATVYGVLFAISGSHLFNDAIQAVIPAMNPIFERSLGLSYAQLGWIAFVLNMTSSVMQPVFGYFSDRRPTPLLLPFGMVLSMIGLISFGLSTNYYLILLSVLFIGLGSAIFHPEGSRVAYMAAGSKRGLAQSIYQVGGNFGQSLAPVFTAFIFIHYGQKGALGFILVALMGMVLLLFVSKWYKNRLEMDIYKPKKKVKGESNIPLHPKIKTAMTLLVFLVFARSWYSAGIGNFYQFYLINDYGLSIKQAQLYIFIFMFAGVLGTFLGGPLADRFGRRNIIFLSMAGAAPLTILLPYVSVVWIIPLFFIIGFIITSSFSVTVVYAQELVPKKIGMVSGLIVGFAFGMGAVGAVLLGTLADLYSIKFVMILCSFLPVLGVLTWLLPSDEKVRQLNVE; this is translated from the coding sequence ATGAATAGCGCTAAAACAAATAATAATGGACAGCAGATGGCTACCGTATATGGTGTTTTATTTGCCATTAGTGGTAGTCATCTTTTTAATGATGCTATACAAGCGGTCATACCAGCTATGAATCCTATTTTTGAAAGGTCACTTGGATTATCCTACGCACAGCTAGGTTGGATTGCTTTTGTGTTAAATATGACTTCATCTGTTATGCAGCCTGTGTTTGGTTATTTTTCAGATAGAAGACCAACGCCGTTATTATTACCATTTGGTATGGTTTTAAGTATGATTGGTTTAATTAGCTTCGGCTTATCTACTAATTATTATTTGATTCTTCTATCCGTATTATTTATTGGGCTTGGTTCAGCGATTTTCCATCCCGAGGGATCGCGTGTAGCATACATGGCAGCCGGTTCGAAGCGTGGGTTGGCTCAATCCATTTATCAAGTTGGTGGGAATTTTGGACAATCTTTAGCACCTGTATTTACAGCATTTATTTTTATTCACTATGGACAAAAGGGAGCGCTTGGATTTATTTTAGTCGCATTAATGGGAATGGTATTATTACTATTTGTATCAAAATGGTATAAAAACCGCCTTGAAATGGATATTTACAAACCGAAGAAAAAGGTAAAAGGGGAGTCCAACATCCCACTTCATCCAAAAATAAAGACTGCGATGACATTGCTTGTATTCCTTGTTTTTGCTCGGTCATGGTATTCTGCAGGAATCGGTAACTTTTATCAATTTTACTTAATTAATGATTATGGATTATCAATAAAACAAGCGCAATTATACATTTTCATTTTTATGTTTGCTGGTGTACTTGGCACATTTCTAGGCGGACCGTTAGCCGATCGATTTGGTAGAAGGAATATCATTTTTCTATCGATGGCAGGCGCAGCACCGTTAACGATTTTATTACCATATGTGTCAGTAGTTTGGATCATCCCATTATTTTTTATTATAGGATTTATTATTACCTCGAGTTTTAGCGTTACAGTAGTTTATGCACAGGAACTCGTTCCTAAAAAAATCGGAATGGTGTCTGGATTAATTGTTGGATTTGCATTTGGAATGGGTGCAGTCGGTGCTGTTTTACTCGGTACACTTGCTGATCTTTACAGTATAAAATTCGTAATGATTCTTTGCAGCTTTCTTCCCGTACTTGGTGTCTTGACATGGCTATTGCCTAGCGATGAGAAAGTTCGTCAGTTAAATGTAGAATGA
- a CDS encoding YitT family protein, translating to MDLSTQIIPKVEHKRLPKKILFWRTILITLGAVLMAVALELFLVPNNILDGGITGISIILSHLTGWRLGFIIFILNIPFVYLGYKQIGKTFAFTTFYGILVLSITSVLLHDVMVVTEDLLLDTVFGGIILGTGVGIVIRYGGSLDGTEILSILLNNKLPFSVGEIIMFFNFFIFATAGFIFSWERAMYSIITYFIAFKVIDIVIQGLDESKSAWIISDQADEIGDAILARLGRGVTYLNGEGAYTGDDKKVIFCVITRLEEAKLKSIIEELDEGAFLAVGNVSEVRGGRFRKKHIH from the coding sequence ATGGATTTATCTACACAAATAATACCAAAAGTTGAACATAAAAGATTACCTAAAAAGATTTTATTCTGGCGAACAATTCTCATAACGCTTGGTGCTGTGCTTATGGCCGTTGCCTTGGAACTATTTTTAGTTCCGAATAATATATTAGATGGTGGAATTACGGGTATTTCTATTATTTTATCTCATTTGACAGGTTGGCGGCTCGGTTTTATTATTTTCATTTTAAACATTCCCTTTGTTTATTTAGGATATAAGCAAATTGGAAAAACCTTCGCATTTACTACTTTTTATGGCATCTTAGTCTTATCGATCACTTCTGTGCTTTTACATGATGTAATGGTAGTTACCGAGGATCTACTTCTCGACACCGTTTTTGGAGGCATCATTCTCGGTACGGGTGTTGGAATTGTGATCAGATATGGTGGCTCCCTAGATGGTACAGAAATTCTTTCCATTCTACTTAATAATAAGCTCCCTTTTTCCGTCGGTGAAATTATTATGTTTTTCAATTTCTTTATCTTTGCAACTGCGGGTTTTATTTTCAGTTGGGAGCGGGCAATGTACTCAATCATTACATATTTTATTGCCTTTAAAGTGATTGACATAGTAATTCAAGGTTTAGATGAATCTAAGTCAGCATGGATCATTAGTGATCAAGCAGACGAAATAGGTGATGCGATTTTAGCTAGATTAGGTCGAGGGGTTACATATTTAAATGGTGAAGGCGCTTATACAGGTGATGATAAAAAGGTGATTTTTTGTGTAATCACCCGCTTGGAAGAGGCAAAATTAAAGTCAATTATTGAAGAATTAGATGAAGGTGCATTTCTGGCCGTAGGAAATGTTTCTGAAGTACGTGGCGGTAGATTTAGAAAAAAACATATACATTAA
- a CDS encoding TPM domain-containing protein: MKPAHSIIPTFLFLFFCLLGGQVHAANVPEPVGDIYVQDFAQVLTAEQKKELHDLGIYLDDHTGAQIAVLSVESLQGQQVEEYALDAFRQYGLGDPKKNNGVLLLLALNERKIRIEVGYGLEGALPDGKVGRILQSYSLPYLEADDFGTALTNTYKQLFNEVSAEYKLDKQMDTKEFKYEESSGEGPSLLTIVIFSLIALGIIFLDVRFLGGALTLSILRIIAVILSRGGGGSGGGGSRGGGGGSSGGGGASRGW; the protein is encoded by the coding sequence ATGAAACCTGCTCATTCTATTATCCCTACTTTTTTGTTCCTCTTCTTTTGTCTACTAGGCGGTCAAGTGCACGCAGCTAATGTACCTGAGCCTGTAGGAGACATTTATGTTCAAGACTTTGCACAAGTTTTAACGGCGGAACAAAAAAAGGAATTACATGATCTTGGTATTTACCTAGATGATCATACAGGAGCGCAAATTGCCGTTTTATCTGTGGAATCACTTCAAGGCCAACAAGTTGAAGAATATGCATTAGATGCCTTTCGTCAATACGGCCTAGGTGATCCAAAAAAAAATAACGGTGTGTTGTTGCTGCTTGCTTTAAATGAGCGGAAAATCCGTATTGAAGTGGGTTATGGATTAGAAGGTGCTTTGCCTGACGGAAAAGTTGGCCGTATTTTACAAAGCTATTCCTTGCCATATTTGGAAGCTGACGATTTCGGGACTGCCCTTACCAATACGTATAAGCAACTGTTCAATGAAGTTTCTGCTGAATATAAACTAGATAAGCAAATGGATACAAAAGAATTTAAATATGAAGAATCAAGTGGTGAAGGTCCCTCTTTACTCACAATAGTTATTTTTTCTTTGATCGCACTCGGAATCATCTTTTTGGATGTACGATTCTTGGGTGGCGCCCTAACTTTAAGTATACTTAGAATTATAGCTGTCATACTTTCACGAGGTGGTGGTGGAAGCGGTGGCGGCGGATCACGAGGTGGTGGTGGCGGATCATCAGGCGGTGGTGGTGCTAGCAGAGGATGGTAA
- a CDS encoding GNAT family N-acetyltransferase, whose amino-acid sequence MKKPLIYLKPISKENKEQCINLNPRKDQEELVASNSSSLLHAAKEPTTVPHGIYANDQIVGFILFDNQIYPDGCYWILRFMIDHRYQGNGYGKSAINEVLKNLKVKADCKEIRVSHVPQNIVASKLYKDFGFIETGEIEDGETVLSYYINQ is encoded by the coding sequence ATGAAAAAGCCATTGATTTATTTAAAGCCAATTAGCAAAGAAAATAAAGAGCAGTGCATTAATTTAAATCCAAGGAAGGATCAAGAAGAATTGGTTGCTTCGAACTCATCCTCACTTTTACATGCGGCCAAAGAGCCTACTACTGTACCCCATGGTATATATGCCAATGACCAAATAGTTGGTTTTATACTGTTTGACAATCAGATCTATCCGGATGGGTGTTATTGGATATTAAGATTCATGATAGACCACCGTTATCAAGGGAATGGATATGGAAAATCTGCGATCAACGAGGTATTAAAAAATCTAAAGGTTAAAGCTGACTGCAAAGAAATTAGGGTTTCTCATGTACCGCAAAACATTGTAGCAAGTAAACTTTATAAAGATTTCGGATTTATAGAAACAGGAGAAATAGAGGACGGTGAAACAGTTTTAAGCTACTATATAAACCAATAA
- a CDS encoding serine hydrolase: MPDLTMSVEAIQKKVDDYCSALSKVGYLTGSVLVTLEENILISKGYGNANFEHRVANTPQTIFRIGSITKQFTAMAIMILYERGLLNLYDPIKKFISDYPNGDQINIHHLLTHTSGVPNFTDFPDYLKTARSAASIESIIGRFKEKPLDFSPGENHKYSNSGYILLTYIIERVANCSYESFLEHEIFKPLSMLNTGYDSNSKILKHRAAGYSIWGEIINAEFVDTSLALGAGGLYSTTEDLYRWVQSLNESRLISKDSFKKMVTPNIGKYGYGIYIAEKNVKGKIRTKIGHGGMINGFCCEMMHYVDDYITIIVLSNVQNPVGSIIASLEKIVYDESYDLPINKPEITIGTHQRNSCIGKYKVNNHVIFEVSEEKDKLYLSFEPWFKYELYPTLEQVGRLIFATRLSNGEVNFHINSKGEITQLGFNLYGNMDAKKVYQE; encoded by the coding sequence ATGCCTGATCTTACCATGTCAGTGGAAGCTATACAAAAGAAGGTAGATGACTATTGTAGTGCGCTTTCAAAAGTAGGTTATTTAACCGGTTCTGTTTTAGTCACATTGGAGGAAAATATTTTAATCAGTAAAGGATACGGTAACGCGAATTTTGAACATAGGGTAGCAAACACGCCACAAACCATTTTTCGCATTGGTTCCATTACCAAGCAATTTACAGCTATGGCCATTATGATACTTTATGAACGCGGACTTCTAAATCTTTACGATCCAATCAAAAAATTCATATCAGATTATCCAAACGGAGATCAGATTAACATCCATCATTTATTGACACATACTTCAGGAGTTCCTAATTTTACTGACTTTCCTGATTATCTTAAAACAGCAAGATCAGCTGCTTCCATTGAAAGTATAATAGGTCGATTTAAAGAAAAACCATTGGATTTTTCTCCAGGAGAAAATCATAAATATTCAAATTCAGGCTATATCCTCTTAACTTACATTATCGAAAGAGTAGCAAATTGTTCCTATGAATCGTTTTTAGAACATGAAATATTTAAGCCGTTATCCATGTTGAATACCGGATATGATAGTAACTCCAAAATTTTAAAACATAGAGCAGCTGGATATTCCATTTGGGGAGAAATAATAAATGCAGAATTTGTAGATACCTCTCTTGCTCTTGGTGCAGGTGGTTTATATTCCACTACCGAAGATTTATACCGTTGGGTGCAATCGCTTAATGAAAGCCGTCTAATAAGTAAAGATTCATTTAAAAAAATGGTCACACCAAATATAGGAAAATATGGTTACGGAATATATATTGCCGAGAAAAACGTTAAAGGAAAAATTAGAACAAAGATTGGGCATGGAGGTATGATTAATGGATTTTGTTGTGAAATGATGCATTATGTTGATGACTACATAACTATTATTGTTTTAAGCAATGTGCAAAATCCAGTGGGCTCTATAATTGCTAGTTTAGAGAAAATAGTTTACGACGAAAGTTATGATTTACCAATAAATAAGCCTGAAATTACAATTGGCACTCATCAACGTAATAGTTGTATTGGTAAGTATAAAGTGAATAACCATGTAATTTTTGAAGTTTCAGAAGAAAAAGATAAATTATATCTTTCTTTTGAACCCTGGTTTAAATATGAATTATATCCCACACTAGAACAAGTTGGCAGGTTAATCTTTGCTACAAGATTATCAAATGGGGAAGTTAATTTCCACATCAATTCTAAGGGAGAAATTACTCAATTGGGTTTTAATCTTTACGGGAACATGGATGCAAAAAAAGTTTACCAAGAATAA
- a CDS encoding GNAT family N-acetyltransferase: MFKAAIDSNSYLSILETRHAEELFNLIDGSRDSIGKWLSFPHHTTEVQNTRDFIERSLNRLASNNGYWAGIWHKEKIAGSIGYLYIDWKTKKTEIGYWLGRNFEGNGLATKACEILIQHAFSDLQLNKVEINVATNNIKSKAIPERLGFTNEGIIRNYEMINGEYLNRIVFGLLKDEWFTNKK; the protein is encoded by the coding sequence ATGTTTAAAGCAGCTATAGATTCAAATTCCTATTTGTCTATTTTAGAAACAAGGCATGCAGAAGAATTATTTAATTTAATTGATGGAAGCCGAGATAGTATTGGAAAGTGGCTTTCATTTCCGCATCACACAACTGAAGTTCAAAATACTAGGGATTTTATAGAGAGATCCCTAAATAGACTTGCATCTAATAATGGGTATTGGGCCGGCATATGGCATAAAGAAAAAATCGCAGGTTCAATAGGATATTTATATATAGATTGGAAGACTAAAAAAACAGAGATTGGATATTGGTTAGGTAGGAATTTTGAAGGTAACGGATTAGCGACAAAAGCTTGCGAAATTTTGATTCAACATGCATTTAGTGATTTACAACTGAACAAAGTCGAAATAAATGTAGCAACTAATAATATAAAAAGCAAGGCTATCCCAGAACGTTTGGGTTTTACAAATGAAGGAATAATAAGAAACTATGAAATGATAAACGGTGAATACCTTAATAGAATCGTGTTCGGACTTTTAAAAGACGAATGGTTTACTAATAAAAAGTAA
- a CDS encoding DUF1033 family protein, with protein sequence MIDKWEVITMKGECEPWWFFKNWQESIIENRSFEDRASAITYYHERYMKLNTKYQHVKVKKSTMAAFWNEGEYVFCTSCDDDLQLYCGLLLFKNGEPFSDITLSVQGEETDNE encoded by the coding sequence GTGATAGACAAATGGGAAGTTATAACAATGAAAGGCGAATGTGAGCCTTGGTGGTTTTTTAAAAACTGGCAGGAATCCATTATTGAAAATAGATCTTTTGAGGATCGGGCGTCAGCCATTACGTATTATCATGAAAGATATATGAAATTAAATACAAAATATCAACATGTAAAAGTAAAAAAATCAACGATGGCTGCTTTTTGGAATGAAGGAGAATATGTATTTTGCACAAGTTGTGATGATGATTTGCAATTATACTGTGGTCTCCTGCTTTTTAAGAATGGCGAACCGTTTAGCGACATTACGTTAAGTGTACAGGGAGAAGAGACAGACAATGAATAG
- a CDS encoding YkuS family protein yields the protein MATIGVERSLTNVQQALLDKGYNVVPIHNESDIKNCDCCVVSGVDSNIMGIQTAVIQGSVIEASGLTAEEVCQAVENKI from the coding sequence ATGGCGACGATTGGAGTAGAGCGATCTTTGACAAATGTACAGCAGGCACTACTGGATAAAGGGTATAATGTCGTTCCTATTCACAATGAATCAGATATAAAAAACTGTGATTGTTGTGTCGTTTCAGGTGTCGATTCAAACATTATGGGTATCCAAACTGCAGTAATTCAAGGATCCGTTATTGAAGCAAGTGGATTGACAGCAGAAGAGGTTTGTCAGGCAGTGGAAAACAAAATATAA
- a CDS encoding LemA family protein: MKKGLGAIIGIIVVIMLIAFPLIGSYNGFVNAEEDVDQQYAQIENQLQRRMDLIPNLVNTVKGYASHEEDVIEDVASARSRLAGAGSLQEQANADADLTGALGRLLVISESYPDLKADQQFTQLMDELSGTENRIAVARKDYNDQVTLFNKKVKQFPGKLTSSIFGFDEKAYFKADAGAKDAPKVDFEGNEK; encoded by the coding sequence ATGAAAAAAGGATTAGGAGCTATTATCGGCATTATTGTTGTGATCATGCTTATAGCTTTCCCATTAATAGGTAGCTACAATGGTTTTGTAAATGCGGAAGAAGATGTCGATCAGCAATATGCGCAAATTGAAAATCAGCTTCAGCGTAGAATGGATTTGATTCCAAATCTTGTCAATACAGTCAAAGGATATGCAAGTCATGAAGAAGATGTTATTGAAGATGTTGCTAGTGCACGATCACGATTAGCTGGTGCTGGTTCATTGCAAGAACAAGCAAATGCGGATGCAGATTTGACGGGTGCATTGGGCAGATTACTAGTTATCTCTGAAAGTTATCCCGATTTAAAGGCGGACCAACAGTTTACTCAGTTGATGGATGAACTTTCTGGAACAGAAAATAGGATTGCTGTGGCTCGTAAGGATTATAATGATCAAGTAACTTTATTTAATAAAAAAGTAAAGCAATTCCCAGGAAAACTGACTTCCTCTATTTTTGGTTTTGATGAAAAAGCATACTTCAAAGCAGACGCAGGTGCTAAAGACGCACCAAAGGTTGACTTTGAAGGGAATGAGAAATAA